GCAGCCGCAGCTGGGTCTCGGGGTCGAAGTCGTTGCCTCCCGCGGAGCCGAGCCGCTCGCGCACGATGGCGGTCTCGGTGCGGGCCTCGGCCACCGACGAGTCGACGCGGCCCTGGACCAGGCCGTCGGAGATCTGGCGGGTCACCATCACCCCGACGGAGCCGACCACCAGGGCGCTGAGCACCACGATGGCGGTGACGACGCGGGTGCGCAGCGAGCGGCGCCAGAACCCCAGGGTGGCGCGGGGCAGGCGCCGACCGGCCGCGAGCGCCCGGTCGAGCCGGGTCTCAGGCCTCGCCGGCGGGGTCATCGGTCGAGCCTGCCTTGTAGCCGACGCCGCGCACCGTCACCACGATGGTGGGGTTCTCGGGGTCGCTCTCGATCTTGGCGCGCAGGCGCTGCACGTGCACGTTGACCAGGCGGGTGTCGGCGGCGTGGCGGTAGCCCCACACCTGCTCGAGCAGCACCTCGCGGGTGAAGACCTTGCGGGGGTTCTGGGCCAGGCAGACCAGCAGGTCGAACTCCAGGGGCGTCAGCCCGATGGGGGCGCCCGCCCGGGTGACCTCGTGGCCGACCACGTCGATGGACAGGTCGCCGATCTGCAGGGTCGCGGGCGCCGGCACCTCGAAGCGGCGGACCCGGGCGCGGATCCGCGCCACGAGCTCCTTGGGCTTGAACGGCTTGGCGACGTAGTCGTCGGCGCCGGACTCCAGCCCCACGACGACGTCGACGGTGTCGCTGCGGGCGGTGAGCATCACGATCGGGACGCCGGACTCGGCGCGGATCTCGCGGCAGACGTCGACGCCGTCCTTGC
This genomic interval from Nocardioides scoriae contains the following:
- the mtrA gene encoding MtrAB system response regulator MtrA, translated to MAQHEVVERPRVLVVDDDAALAEMLTLVLRTEGFVSEVVTRGDLALDAFRSFRPDVVLLDLMLPGKDGVDVCREIRAESGVPIVMLTARSDTVDVVVGLESGADDYVAKPFKPKELVARIRARVRRFEVPAPATLQIGDLSIDVVGHEVTRAGAPIGLTPLEFDLLVCLAQNPRKVFTREVLLEQVWGYRHAADTRLVNVHVQRLRAKIESDPENPTIVVTVRGVGYKAGSTDDPAGEA